A genomic segment from Nicotiana sylvestris chromosome 1, ASM39365v2, whole genome shotgun sequence encodes:
- the LOC138872106 gene encoding uncharacterized protein — MGDYNVVLGVEDRKSDNPVQEVEIRDFREFMLNNNMNELKYIGRKFTWTNNHVWSKIDRVIVNAEWMTTMKQMEIIVMKPFISDHTPVCLHLEEARKEGPKLYRFYNYVAKLPEFLTVVKQAWNTTTKRARNGKSVAET; from the coding sequence ATGGGGGATTATAATGTAGTGCTGGGGGTTGAAGATAGGAAGAGTGATAACCCAGTGCAAGAAGTAGAAATAAGGGATTTTAGGGAATTCATGCTTAATAATAACATGAATGAACTAAAATATATAGGAAGGAAGTTCACATGGACAAATAATCATGTGTGGAGTAAGATTGATAGAGTCATTGTCAATGCAGAGTGGATGACAACAATGAAGCAAATGGAAATAATTGTGATGAAACCATTTATATCTGATCACACACCAGTATGCCTTCATCTGGAGGAAGCAAGGAAGGAGGGGCCTAAACTATATAGATTCTATAACTATGTAGCTAAGCTGCCAGAATTTCTAACAGTGGTGAAACAAGCATGGAATACAACTACAAAGAGGGCAAGGAATGGAAAAAGTGTGGCAGAAACTTAA